The Alkalihalophilus pseudofirmus nucleotide sequence TTATTATACACGAACAAACGTTCTTACAAACATAAAATATTGGTCGGCTGGGTTGAGGGATTATGAGATGTGATTCGATTGCGTCAGTGTAAGCAGAAATTGCGTGGATGCTGCAGCTGATTTTGCAAGTGTTTGGCTTTTTTGCGTCTGTTTGAGCATTAATTGCTTCTGTTGGTCTTTTATGCGCCGATTGGAAGGGGAATTGCGTGGGTGCAGATGCGAATTGCGTCGGTGTCAGGCTTTATTGCGCCTGTTCGCTTTTAAAGGCCTCACACAATCCACTTCAAAACAAAAAAGCTGATACTACACTCAGTATCAGCCTCTCTACCACCTATTCACTTCACAATCATGACCGGACATTCCACTCGCTTCGCCACTTTGTGGCTGACGCTTCCGAGCACCATGGTCTGAAGGTTATTTAACCCGCGGCTGCCAATGACCAAGCACTCATATTCACCTTTATTGGCAAAATCAACGATTGTCGGGCCCGGCTCTCCGCGTAAAACGTGGATCGTGCACGAGATTCCTTCGTCTTCAAAAAGCTCTGCGATCCCTCTAACTTTCTCTTTCCTTGCATAGTCCATTTCTTCTTTACTCGCATGATGCAAAACGTCTTGTCTAGAAGATGAACCGCTTACAACATAGACAATATCAACTTTTCCCTTTTTAGGATCTACTAATGTTCTTGCCTCTTTCGCAGCTCTGAATGAGTGCTCTGAACCGTCTGCAGCTAATAGTATATTGCGATACATGTTCATTCCCCTTTTTTATTTATTAAAAGGTTGATTGCAATCTCTTACAATCAACCTCTCTTTTTAGATGATTAATGTCCAGATGCTTTAGATAAGCCTCCGATGCGTTCTTTTAACTGTTCGCTTTCGCTGTTAAGGCCAGCGTAGCTCACTTTAATATCATTTTGTTCAAATTTTGATTCAATCTTGTCAAACGCACCAATTGCTGAATCATCCCATAAATGAGCTTCTGACAAGTCAAGAACAACTTCCTTTATATCTTCTTTGTAATCAAATTTATTAATTAAATCTGTTACCGAAGCGAAGAAAATTTGCCCTCTGATGCGGTAGATCTTCTTAGCACTCGTCTGTCCTCTAATTCCTTCGACATCTACTTTAGAAATTTTCGCAGCAAAGAAAATTGCACTTAACAGGACACCGGCAAATACACCGATGGCTAGGTTATGAGTAACAACAACCGTTGCAACCGTAACAACCATAACAATCGCATCTGTTCGTGGCAGTTTATTGATGTGACGGATTGAGCCCCAGTCAAATGTACTGATTGATACCATGAACATAACCCCGACTAATGCAGCCATTGGAATTTGAACAACAAGACCACCTAATACCAAGATCAAGAACATAAGGACTACACCTGCAACAAGTGCTGATAAACGCCCGCGTCCGCCTGATTTCACGTTGATCACCGATTGACCAATCATGGCGCAACCAGCCATACCGCCGAAGAAACCAGCTACAATGTTTGCAATCCCTTGTCCGCGGCTCTCTTTATTCTTATCACTTTCCGTATCTGTCATATCATCAACAATATTCGCCGTCAGTAATGATTCAAGGAGACCAACGATCGCTAATGCTAATGAAT carries:
- a CDS encoding universal stress protein, whose amino-acid sequence is MYRNILLAADGSEHSFRAAKEARTLVDPKKGKVDIVYVVSGSSSRQDVLHHASKEEMDYARKEKVRGIAELFEDEGISCTIHVLRGEPGPTIVDFANKGEYECLVIGSRGLNNLQTMVLGSVSHKVAKRVECPVMIVK
- a CDS encoding SulP family inorganic anion transporter, with the translated sequence MNIESIKQEWFSNVRGDVLAGLVVALALIPEAIAFSIIAGVDPMVGLYASFCIAVVIAFVGGRPGMISAATGAMALVMVTLVAEHGLQYLLAATILTGIIQIIFGVFKLARFMRFVPRSVMVGFVNALAILIFMAQLDQFVDATWVMYALVAATLAIIYLLPRVTKAVPSALAAIVAITAIVIFMNIDVRTVGDMGALQQALPMFLIPQIPFNLETLMIILPYSLALAIVGLLESLLTANIVDDMTDTESDKNKESRGQGIANIVAGFFGGMAGCAMIGQSVINVKSGGRGRLSALVAGVVLMFLILVLGGLVVQIPMAALVGVMFMVSISTFDWGSIRHINKLPRTDAIVMVVTVATVVVTHNLAIGVFAGVLLSAIFFAAKISKVDVEGIRGQTSAKKIYRIRGQIFFASVTDLINKFDYKEDIKEVVLDLSEAHLWDDSAIGAFDKIESKFEQNDIKVSYAGLNSESEQLKERIGGLSKASGH